A region of Thermodesulfobacteriota bacterium DNA encodes the following proteins:
- the brxL gene encoding BREX system Lon protease-like protein BrxL gives MIELDRIDRQAASSLEGYLVRKDLVRTFSRQFPVPTYVVEFLLGRYCASTDQDEIEEGLEIVRRQLADRTVKAGEEELFKSRAREKGEVKVIDLITVRLDARTDSYLATIPSLQLKDARIEAELVSRHERMLTGGFYAEITLDYDAVIAQERGGRPFGVRALREIQLSRRDVLDVLAAARSHFHTEEWKCFLLRSIGIEPGSLSERQKNALLLRMVPFVERNYNLVELGPRGTGKSHLFQQVSPYAHLISGGKATVARMFVHMGTGQRGLVCQYDVVCFDEVSGISFDQKDGVNIMKGYMESGEFSRGKESIRADGSIVMVGNFDVDVEHQQRIGHLLGPMPPEMRDDTAFMDRVHAYLPGWDVPKISKDLLTDHFGLVSDFLSECWSRLRSQSRVGQLQGRVFFGGALSGRDTNAVNKTVSGLLKLLYPGSGDNVPEEDLEWAVRIAMEARRRVKEQQKRIGAAEFRNTHFSYVVGADGVEKFVSTPELQGENSIGGDPLEPGQVWTISPGGMDEHPGLYRIEINEGPGSGLKILNKPVPPAFRESMGCAEQNLYARSAHLVGDKDPRHHEFTAQLRAFDVAKSGAKVGVAALVALCTSLLKKSVRGGLVIVGEINLGGSIEPIHHPVTIAEIAVEKGATALLMPVACRRQLLDLSDDMATKIDIQFYSDARDALLKTMVE, from the coding sequence ATGATCGAGCTCGACCGGATCGATAGGCAGGCGGCCTCGTCGCTGGAAGGATATCTCGTCCGCAAGGACCTGGTCCGGACCTTCAGCCGGCAGTTTCCGGTGCCGACCTACGTGGTGGAATTCCTCCTGGGCCGCTACTGCGCCAGCACCGACCAGGACGAGATCGAAGAGGGGCTGGAGATCGTCCGGCGCCAGTTGGCCGACCGTACCGTCAAGGCCGGGGAGGAGGAGCTGTTCAAGTCCCGCGCCCGGGAAAAGGGCGAGGTCAAGGTCATCGATCTCATCACCGTCCGCCTCGACGCCAGGACCGACTCCTACCTCGCCACCATCCCCAGCCTGCAACTGAAGGACGCACGGATCGAGGCCGAACTGGTCAGCCGGCATGAGCGGATGCTGACCGGCGGTTTCTACGCCGAGATCACTCTCGACTACGACGCGGTCATCGCCCAGGAACGAGGGGGGCGACCCTTCGGGGTGCGAGCCCTGCGGGAAATCCAGCTCTCCAGGCGGGATGTTCTCGATGTCCTGGCGGCGGCCCGAAGCCACTTCCACACCGAGGAGTGGAAGTGTTTCCTGCTCCGGTCAATCGGCATCGAGCCGGGCAGCCTCTCCGAACGGCAGAAGAACGCCCTGCTGCTGCGCATGGTCCCCTTTGTCGAGCGCAACTACAACCTGGTGGAACTGGGTCCGCGGGGAACCGGCAAGAGCCATCTGTTCCAGCAGGTTTCACCCTACGCTCACCTGATCTCGGGCGGGAAGGCCACCGTGGCCCGGATGTTCGTCCACATGGGAACGGGGCAGCGGGGTCTGGTCTGCCAGTACGACGTCGTCTGTTTCGACGAGGTCTCCGGCATCTCCTTCGATCAGAAGGACGGCGTGAACATCATGAAGGGCTACATGGAGTCCGGGGAGTTCAGCCGCGGCAAGGAGAGCATCCGCGCCGACGGCAGTATCGTCATGGTCGGGAATTTCGACGTGGATGTCGAGCACCAGCAACGGATCGGCCATCTCCTTGGCCCCATGCCCCCTGAGATGCGCGACGATACCGCCTTCATGGACCGCGTCCATGCCTACCTGCCGGGCTGGGACGTGCCGAAGATCAGCAAGGATCTGCTGACCGACCACTTCGGCCTAGTGAGCGATTTCCTCTCCGAATGCTGGAGCCGGCTTCGCAGCCAGAGCCGGGTGGGGCAGCTCCAGGGCCGGGTCTTCTTCGGCGGGGCGCTTTCCGGCCGCGACACCAATGCCGTCAACAAGACGGTCAGCGGCCTTCTGAAGCTGCTTTATCCCGGCAGCGGGGATAATGTCCCGGAGGAAGATCTGGAATGGGCGGTGCGAATCGCCATGGAGGCGCGACGCCGGGTGAAGGAGCAGCAGAAGCGCATCGGCGCGGCCGAGTTCCGGAACACCCATTTCAGCTATGTGGTCGGCGCGGACGGCGTCGAGAAATTCGTCTCCACCCCCGAGCTGCAGGGCGAAAACAGTATCGGTGGCGATCCCCTTGAGCCTGGCCAGGTCTGGACCATCAGCCCCGGCGGCATGGACGAGCATCCCGGCCTCTACCGCATCGAGATCAACGAAGGCCCAGGCTCCGGGCTGAAGATCCTCAACAAGCCGGTGCCGCCCGCCTTCCGCGAGAGCATGGGCTGCGCGGAGCAGAACCTCTATGCCCGCTCAGCGCACCTGGTGGGTGACAAGGACCCCCGGCACCACGAGTTCACCGCTCAGCTCCGGGCCTTTGACGTCGCAAAATCCGGTGCCAAGGTGGGGGTGGCGGCCCTGGTCGCCCTGTGCACCTCGCTCCTCAAGAAGAGCGTGCGAGGCGGCCTCGTCATCGTCGGCGAGATCAACCTTGGCGGCTCCATCGAACCGATCCACCACCCGGTGACGATAGCCGAGATCGCTGTCGAGAAGGGCGCCACCGCACTTCTCATGCCGGTTGCCTGCCGCCGGCAGCTCTTGGACCTTTCGGACGATATGGCCACGAAGATCGACATCCAGTTCTACTCGGATGCGCGGGACGCCCTGTTGAAGACGATGGTTGAGTAG